One stretch of Rhodohalobacter mucosus DNA includes these proteins:
- a CDS encoding type II toxin-antitoxin system RelE/ParE family toxin: MEFFETPIFTKLIQKLISDKEYHLLQLQLSVRPESGDIIKGSGGIRKLRWAGSGRGKRGGIRVIYYYFTEDNQIYMLYAYPKSKKDDLTADQLKQLKQLVEDQLS, from the coding sequence ATGGAGTTCTTTGAAACGCCCATTTTTACGAAGCTGATTCAAAAACTGATTTCAGATAAGGAATATCACCTGCTTCAATTGCAGTTGTCTGTCCGGCCGGAGTCCGGAGATATTATCAAAGGAAGCGGCGGCATCCGAAAGCTGAGATGGGCCGGATCTGGACGTGGAAAACGAGGCGGCATCCGTGTGATATATTATTACTTCACCGAGGATAATCAAATTTATATGCTTTATGCATATCCGAAGAGCAAAAAAGACGATCTCACCGCAGATCAATTGAAGCAACTGAAACAACTGGTTGAGGACCAACTGTCATGA
- the nadS gene encoding NadS family protein, with protein sequence MNDEMFNELLESVKQAGNMRKGKRKPSRYTVIEEPDVVAIREKYDMTQQEFSSLLGISVGTLRNWEQGRRKPQGPAKVLLKIAEKRPKAILDSLS encoded by the coding sequence ATGAATGATGAAATGTTTAATGAATTACTTGAAAGTGTGAAGCAGGCCGGAAACATGCGGAAAGGCAAACGTAAACCGTCCAGGTATACCGTGATTGAAGAGCCTGATGTTGTGGCGATCCGTGAAAAGTACGATATGACCCAGCAAGAGTTTTCTTCTCTTCTTGGAATTAGCGTGGGTACACTCAGAAATTGGGAACAAGGAAGGCGAAAGCCACAAGGACCGGCAAAAGTGCTATTGAAAATTGCTGAAAAGAGACCCAAAGCAATTTTAGATTCTTTATCGTAA